One stretch of Vulpes lagopus strain Blue_001 chromosome 12, ASM1834538v1, whole genome shotgun sequence DNA includes these proteins:
- the HAP1 gene encoding huntingtin-associated protein 1 isoform X5 → MAPRLLCCPTPLIPDFGTTGLSLSRGYRLPWRVPCAEGPQVWSWGQTHSEHCRPLIRMLGATRDAVAGVFTRRPPLSTVSRKSRFAGWKEVGRVDEGWRQSTRKGPRRLGTEPFSGGGEGRRSPALGPQAQGASWSRRSTLLLLLSFALCSCGRELPARGPQARAPPVAPGRPLPRVVRPGGRPLAALAIKAWLRQPTADSSEMRPRGSGQGAAGRRVRPGAPARVTLAPRPAASPAPEPSARPERGPAHAPAGAQAAGSRSACVSGPQARARPTPKAGSAAGAPRTSTFSVLQGNAQAVPRSLDAPWTRFIFQGPLGPRAAGLGTGKAAGIWRTPAAHIGRRPGVSGPDRAAFIRELEEALCPDRPLPVKITQEDVKVMLNLLEERERDLNTAARIGQSLVKQNSVLMAENSKLEAMLGSAREEILHLRHQVSLRDDLLQLYSDSEEEEEEEEEEGEEEEEEEEEEETEEEEEEEEEEKQHDHPYGASELTSLGEPESLHFCPQLEALQEQLRLLEVENEQLREEASQLDALEEEEQMLILDCVEQFSEASQQMAELSEVLALRMESHDQQRREVTQLRTQVLKLQRRCQSYGVETEKLQQQLVLEKEIQMRLQDENLQVASQLQGLQEKYTERGGMLTEAQEEVKTLRQQASVSTGPVTHYTYTAPLDALPGFQETLAEELRMSIRRIISDPVFFMERNHGTTADEMPHLGYKLRCGEAREQGRGFEAEKGLMRAEDFVAEDFVPSEESVPEEEPGAAEEVVPADERSTEEAELVSEETEAWEEVEPQLDETTKQTNTVTSTLEATGLGPSHLSMKHVLQQLANWQDSGYRRHLRRRMLQEGPGKKEGCPGATQAIGTKASASKGCSWTSSLGFAVPQQPTEAPQTDRGPSFSCLAKSHLPQKPPSHPPKQDPPVCC, encoded by the exons ATGGCCCCCAGACTCCTGTGCTGCCCCACCCCGCTCATTCCGGACTTTGGGACTACTGGACTCTCACTCTCTCGTGGGTACCGCCTCCCGTGGCGCGTTCCCTGCGCTGAAGGGCCGCAGGTGTGGTCTTGGGGACAGACGCACTCTGAGCACTGCCGGCCACTGATAAGGATGCTTGGGGCCACGCGGGACGCGGTCGCAGGAGTCTTCACCCGGAGACCTCCTCTGAGCACGGTCTCCAGGAAGAGCAGGTTTGCAGGGTGGAAGGAGGTGGGCAGAGTGGATGAAGGCTGGAGGCAGAGCACAAGGAAAG GGCCGCGGCGACTTGGGACAGAACCATTCTCCGGAGgcggagaggggaggagaagtcCTGCCCTCGGACCCCAAGCCCAGGGAGCCAGCTGGAGCCGCCGCTccactcttctccttcttctgagTTTTGCGCTCTGCTCCTGCGGCCGAGAGCTGCCCGCGCGCGGCCCCCAGGCCCGGGCCCCACCGGTGGCTCCCGGCCGCCCACTCCCGCGCGTGGTACGGCCCGGCGGGCGCCCACTCGCGGCGCTGGCTATAAAGGCCTGGCTGCGGCAGCCGACTGCGGACTCGAGCGAGATGCGTCCTAGGGGGTCGGGCCAGGGCGCCGCGGGGCGCCGCGTCAGGCCCGGGGCTCCAGCGCGAGTCACCCTCGCACCCCGCCCCGCGGCCAGCCCGGCTCCGGAGCCCTCTGCGCGCCCCGAGCGCGGCCCTGCGCACGCACCCGCGGGGGcgcaggctgcaggctccaggtcCGCGTGCGTCTCGGGACCCCAGGCCCGAGCTCGCCCCACCCCCAAGGCCGGATCGGCGGCAGGAGCCCCGCGCACGTCCACATTCTCCGTTCTCCAGGGGAATGCCCAGGCCGTGCCCCGCAGCTTGGACGCGCCATGGACCCGCTTCATATTCCAGGGGCCCTTGGGTCCCCGGGCCGCTGGCCTGGGGACTGGGAAGGCGGCAGGCATCTGGAGGACGCCGGCCGCCCACATCGGCCGTCGGCCTGGGGTGTCGGGCCCCGACCGTGCCGCCTTCATTCGGGAGCTGGAGGAAG CTCTGTGCCCTGACAGACCCCTGCCAGTCAAGATCACCCAAGAAGATGTCAAAGTGATGTTAAATTTGCTAGAGGAG AGAGAGCGGGACCTAAATACGGCGGCTCGCATTGGCCAGTCCCTGGTGAAGCAGAACAGTGTTCTGATGGCGGAGAACAGCAAGCTGGAAGCCATGCTGGGCTCAGCCAGGGAGGAG ATTTTACACCTGAGACATCAGGTGAGCTTGCGAGATGATCTCCTTCAGCTCTACTCAGactctgaggaggaggaggaagaagaagaggaagagggggaagaggaagaagaggaggaggaggaagaagagacagaggaggaggaggaagaggaggaagaggagaagcagcatGATCATCCCTATGGAGCCTCTGAGCT GACTTCTCTGGGGGAGCCGGAGTCACTGCACTTCTGCCCACAGCTGGAAGCCCTCCAGGAGCAGCTGAGGCTGCTGGAGGTGGAGAACGAGCAGCTGAGAGAGGAG gcCTCTCAACTCGAcgccctggaggaggaggagcagatgcTCATCCTGGATTGTGTGGAGCAGTTTT ccGAGGCCAGCCAGCAGATGGCAGAGCTGTCAGAGGTGCTGGCGCTCAGGATGGAGAGCCATGACCAGCAGCGGAGGGAGGTCACCCAGCTGCGGACCCAGGTCCTGAAGCTGCAGCGACGCTGCCAGTCG TATGGGGTCGAGACGGAGAAGTTGCAGCAGCAGCTGGTTTTGGAGAAAGAAATCCAGATGCGGCTCCAGGATGAG AACCTGCAGGTGGCTTCCCAGCTGCAGGGCCTGCAGGAGAAGTACACGGAGCGTGGGGGCATGCTGACCGAGGCCCAGGAGGAGGTGAAGACCCTCCGCCAGCAGGCCTCTGTGTCCACTGGCCCTGTCACCCACTACACATACACCGCACCTCTG GATGCCCTTCCTGGTTTCCAGGAGACCCTGGCCGAGGAGCTCAGAATGTCTATAAGGAGGATTATCTCAGACCCTGTGTTTTTTATGGAAAG GAATCATGGAACTACTGCAGACGAGATGCCACACCTGGG GTACAAGCTGCGCTGCGGTGAGGCACGAGAGCAGGGACGGGGGTTTGAGGCTGAGAAGGGGTTAATGAGAGCAGAGGATTTTGTGGCAGAAGATTTTGTGCCTTCGGAGGAGTCAGTACCTGAGGAAGAGCCAGGGGCTGCAGAAGAGGTGGTGCCAGCAGATGAGAGGTCGACAGAAGAGGCGGAGCTTGTGTCCGAGGAGACTGAGGCCTGGGAGGAGGTGGAACCGCAGCTGGATGAGACAACGAAGCAGACGAACACAGTGACTTCAACCCTGGAGGCCACAGGCTTGGGCCCCTCTCACCTAAGCATGAAGCATGTCCTCCAGCAGCTGGCTAACTGGCAGGACTCGGGGTACAGGCGGCACCTGAGGCGGAGAATGCTCCAGGAAG GgcctgggaagaaggaagggtgtCCTGGGGCCACCCAGGCCATTGGGACAAAGGCCTCTGCCAGCAAGGGTTGCAGTTGGACTAGTTCCCTGG GCTTTGCTGTTCCTCAGCAGCCTACAGAGGCCCCACAGACAGACCGAGGCCCCTCCTTCAGCTGCCTGGCCAAGTCCCACCTGCCCCAGAAAcctccttcccatcctcccaAACAGGACCCTCCTGTCTGTTGCTAG
- the HAP1 gene encoding huntingtin-associated protein 1 isoform X1 translates to MAPRLLCCPTPLIPDFGTTGLSLSRGYRLPWRVPCAEGPQVWSWGQTHSEHCRPLIRMLGATRDAVAGVFTRRPPLSTVSRKSRFAGWKEVGRVDEGWRQSTRKGNRMNSEVGKRAVGRLARAVGARGRGRDAHPGQRAESILEVGFTSQLPGTAQDGPDSPLTSRWAAAAPREPREASPAAVLEVCTRIPGPRRLGTEPFSGGGEGRRSPALGPQAQGASWSRRSTLLLLLSFALCSCGRELPARGPQARAPPVAPGRPLPRVVRPGGRPLAALAIKAWLRQPTADSSEMRPRGSGQGAAGRRVRPGAPARVTLAPRPAASPAPEPSARPERGPAHAPAGAQAAGSRSACVSGPQARARPTPKAGSAAGAPRTSTFSVLQGNAQAVPRSLDAPWTRFIFQGPLGPRAAGLGTGKAAGIWRTPAAHIGRRPGVSGPDRAAFIRELEEALCPDRPLPVKITQEDVKVMLNLLEERERDLNTAARIGQSLVKQNSVLMAENSKLEAMLGSAREEILHLRHQVSLRDDLLQLYSDSEEEEEEEEEEGEEEEEEEEEEETEEEEEEEEEEKQHDHPYGASELTSLGEPESLHFCPQLEALQEQLRLLEVENEQLREEASQLDALEEEEQMLILDCVEQFSEASQQMAELSEVLALRMESHDQQRREVTQLRTQVLKLQRRCQSYGVETEKLQQQLVLEKEIQMRLQDENLQVASQLQGLQEKYTERGGMLTEAQEEVKTLRQQASVSTGPVTHYTYTAPLDALPGFQETLAEELRMSIRRIISDPVFFMERNHGTTADEMPHLGYKLRCGEAREQGRGFEAEKGLMRAEDFVAEDFVPSEESVPEEEPGAAEEVVPADERSTEEAELVSEETEAWEEVEPQLDETTKQTNTVTSTLEATGLGPSHLSMKHVLQQLANWQDSGYRRHLRRRMLQEGPGKKEGCPGATQAIGTKASASKGCSWTSSLGFAVPQQPTEAPQTDRGPSFSCLAKSHLPQKPPSHPPKQDPPVCC, encoded by the exons ATGGCCCCCAGACTCCTGTGCTGCCCCACCCCGCTCATTCCGGACTTTGGGACTACTGGACTCTCACTCTCTCGTGGGTACCGCCTCCCGTGGCGCGTTCCCTGCGCTGAAGGGCCGCAGGTGTGGTCTTGGGGACAGACGCACTCTGAGCACTGCCGGCCACTGATAAGGATGCTTGGGGCCACGCGGGACGCGGTCGCAGGAGTCTTCACCCGGAGACCTCCTCTGAGCACGGTCTCCAGGAAGAGCAGGTTTGCAGGGTGGAAGGAGGTGGGCAGAGTGGATGAAGGCTGGAGGCAGAGCACAAGGAAAGGTAATAGGATGAACTCCGAAGTAGGCAAGAGGGCTGTGGGGCGGCTGGCGCGCGcggtgggggcgcggggccgaGGGCGTGACGCGCACCCTGGGCAGCGCGCTGAAAGCATCCTGGAGGTTGGATTCACCTCCCAGCTCCCGGGGACAGCACAGGACGGCCCTGACTCCCCGCTCACATCCAGGTGGGCAGCCGCAGCCCCGCGGGAGCCCAGGGAGGCGTCCCCAGCCGCGGTCCTCGAAGTCTGTACCCGAATTCCAGGGCCGCGGCGACTTGGGACAGAACCATTCTCCGGAGgcggagaggggaggagaagtcCTGCCCTCGGACCCCAAGCCCAGGGAGCCAGCTGGAGCCGCCGCTccactcttctccttcttctgagTTTTGCGCTCTGCTCCTGCGGCCGAGAGCTGCCCGCGCGCGGCCCCCAGGCCCGGGCCCCACCGGTGGCTCCCGGCCGCCCACTCCCGCGCGTGGTACGGCCCGGCGGGCGCCCACTCGCGGCGCTGGCTATAAAGGCCTGGCTGCGGCAGCCGACTGCGGACTCGAGCGAGATGCGTCCTAGGGGGTCGGGCCAGGGCGCCGCGGGGCGCCGCGTCAGGCCCGGGGCTCCAGCGCGAGTCACCCTCGCACCCCGCCCCGCGGCCAGCCCGGCTCCGGAGCCCTCTGCGCGCCCCGAGCGCGGCCCTGCGCACGCACCCGCGGGGGcgcaggctgcaggctccaggtcCGCGTGCGTCTCGGGACCCCAGGCCCGAGCTCGCCCCACCCCCAAGGCCGGATCGGCGGCAGGAGCCCCGCGCACGTCCACATTCTCCGTTCTCCAGGGGAATGCCCAGGCCGTGCCCCGCAGCTTGGACGCGCCATGGACCCGCTTCATATTCCAGGGGCCCTTGGGTCCCCGGGCCGCTGGCCTGGGGACTGGGAAGGCGGCAGGCATCTGGAGGACGCCGGCCGCCCACATCGGCCGTCGGCCTGGGGTGTCGGGCCCCGACCGTGCCGCCTTCATTCGGGAGCTGGAGGAAG CTCTGTGCCCTGACAGACCCCTGCCAGTCAAGATCACCCAAGAAGATGTCAAAGTGATGTTAAATTTGCTAGAGGAG AGAGAGCGGGACCTAAATACGGCGGCTCGCATTGGCCAGTCCCTGGTGAAGCAGAACAGTGTTCTGATGGCGGAGAACAGCAAGCTGGAAGCCATGCTGGGCTCAGCCAGGGAGGAG ATTTTACACCTGAGACATCAGGTGAGCTTGCGAGATGATCTCCTTCAGCTCTACTCAGactctgaggaggaggaggaagaagaagaggaagagggggaagaggaagaagaggaggaggaggaagaagagacagaggaggaggaggaagaggaggaagaggagaagcagcatGATCATCCCTATGGAGCCTCTGAGCT GACTTCTCTGGGGGAGCCGGAGTCACTGCACTTCTGCCCACAGCTGGAAGCCCTCCAGGAGCAGCTGAGGCTGCTGGAGGTGGAGAACGAGCAGCTGAGAGAGGAG gcCTCTCAACTCGAcgccctggaggaggaggagcagatgcTCATCCTGGATTGTGTGGAGCAGTTTT ccGAGGCCAGCCAGCAGATGGCAGAGCTGTCAGAGGTGCTGGCGCTCAGGATGGAGAGCCATGACCAGCAGCGGAGGGAGGTCACCCAGCTGCGGACCCAGGTCCTGAAGCTGCAGCGACGCTGCCAGTCG TATGGGGTCGAGACGGAGAAGTTGCAGCAGCAGCTGGTTTTGGAGAAAGAAATCCAGATGCGGCTCCAGGATGAG AACCTGCAGGTGGCTTCCCAGCTGCAGGGCCTGCAGGAGAAGTACACGGAGCGTGGGGGCATGCTGACCGAGGCCCAGGAGGAGGTGAAGACCCTCCGCCAGCAGGCCTCTGTGTCCACTGGCCCTGTCACCCACTACACATACACCGCACCTCTG GATGCCCTTCCTGGTTTCCAGGAGACCCTGGCCGAGGAGCTCAGAATGTCTATAAGGAGGATTATCTCAGACCCTGTGTTTTTTATGGAAAG GAATCATGGAACTACTGCAGACGAGATGCCACACCTGGG GTACAAGCTGCGCTGCGGTGAGGCACGAGAGCAGGGACGGGGGTTTGAGGCTGAGAAGGGGTTAATGAGAGCAGAGGATTTTGTGGCAGAAGATTTTGTGCCTTCGGAGGAGTCAGTACCTGAGGAAGAGCCAGGGGCTGCAGAAGAGGTGGTGCCAGCAGATGAGAGGTCGACAGAAGAGGCGGAGCTTGTGTCCGAGGAGACTGAGGCCTGGGAGGAGGTGGAACCGCAGCTGGATGAGACAACGAAGCAGACGAACACAGTGACTTCAACCCTGGAGGCCACAGGCTTGGGCCCCTCTCACCTAAGCATGAAGCATGTCCTCCAGCAGCTGGCTAACTGGCAGGACTCGGGGTACAGGCGGCACCTGAGGCGGAGAATGCTCCAGGAAG GgcctgggaagaaggaagggtgtCCTGGGGCCACCCAGGCCATTGGGACAAAGGCCTCTGCCAGCAAGGGTTGCAGTTGGACTAGTTCCCTGG GCTTTGCTGTTCCTCAGCAGCCTACAGAGGCCCCACAGACAGACCGAGGCCCCTCCTTCAGCTGCCTGGCCAAGTCCCACCTGCCCCAGAAAcctccttcccatcctcccaAACAGGACCCTCCTGTCTGTTGCTAG
- the HAP1 gene encoding huntingtin-associated protein 1 isoform X2: protein MAPRLLCCPTPLIPDFGTTGLSLSRGYRLPWRVPCAEGPQVWSWGQTHSEHCRPLIRMLGATRDAVAGVFTRRPPLSTVSRKSRFAGWKEVGRVDEGWRQSTRKGNRMNSEVGKRAVGRLARAVGARGRGRDAHPGQRAESILEVGFTSQLPGTAQDGPDSPLTSRWAAAAPREPREASPAAVLEVCTRIPGPRRLGTEPFSGGGEGRRSPALGPQAQGASWSRRSTLLLLLSFALCSCGRELPARGPQARAPPVAPGRPLPRVVRPGGRPLAALAIKAWLRQPTADSSEMRPRGSGQGAAGRRVRPGAPARVTLAPRPAASPAPEPSARPERGPAHAPAGAQAAGSRSACVSGPQARARPTPKAGSAAGAPRTSTFSVLQGNAQAVPRSLDAPWTRFIFQGPLGPRAAGLGTGKAAGIWRTPAAHIGRRPGVSGPDRAAFIRELEEALCPDRPLPVKITQEDVKVMLNLLEERERDLNTAARIGQSLVKQNSVLMAENSKLEAMLGSAREEILHLRHQVSLRDDLLQLYSDSEEEEEEEEEEGEEEEEEEEEEETEEEEEEEEEEKQHDHPYGASELTSLGEPESLHFCPQLEALQEQLRLLEVENEQLREEASQLDALEEEEQMLILDCVEQFSEASQQMAELSEVLALRMESHDQQRREVTQLRTQVLKLQRRCQSYGVETEKLQQQLVLEKEIQMRLQDELQGLQEKYTERGGMLTEAQEEVKTLRQQASVSTGPVTHYTYTAPLDALPGFQETLAEELRMSIRRIISDPVFFMERNHGTTADEMPHLGYKLRCGEAREQGRGFEAEKGLMRAEDFVAEDFVPSEESVPEEEPGAAEEVVPADERSTEEAELVSEETEAWEEVEPQLDETTKQTNTVTSTLEATGLGPSHLSMKHVLQQLANWQDSGYRRHLRRRMLQEGPGKKEGCPGATQAIGTKASASKGCSWTSSLGFAVPQQPTEAPQTDRGPSFSCLAKSHLPQKPPSHPPKQDPPVCC from the exons ATGGCCCCCAGACTCCTGTGCTGCCCCACCCCGCTCATTCCGGACTTTGGGACTACTGGACTCTCACTCTCTCGTGGGTACCGCCTCCCGTGGCGCGTTCCCTGCGCTGAAGGGCCGCAGGTGTGGTCTTGGGGACAGACGCACTCTGAGCACTGCCGGCCACTGATAAGGATGCTTGGGGCCACGCGGGACGCGGTCGCAGGAGTCTTCACCCGGAGACCTCCTCTGAGCACGGTCTCCAGGAAGAGCAGGTTTGCAGGGTGGAAGGAGGTGGGCAGAGTGGATGAAGGCTGGAGGCAGAGCACAAGGAAAGGTAATAGGATGAACTCCGAAGTAGGCAAGAGGGCTGTGGGGCGGCTGGCGCGCGcggtgggggcgcggggccgaGGGCGTGACGCGCACCCTGGGCAGCGCGCTGAAAGCATCCTGGAGGTTGGATTCACCTCCCAGCTCCCGGGGACAGCACAGGACGGCCCTGACTCCCCGCTCACATCCAGGTGGGCAGCCGCAGCCCCGCGGGAGCCCAGGGAGGCGTCCCCAGCCGCGGTCCTCGAAGTCTGTACCCGAATTCCAGGGCCGCGGCGACTTGGGACAGAACCATTCTCCGGAGgcggagaggggaggagaagtcCTGCCCTCGGACCCCAAGCCCAGGGAGCCAGCTGGAGCCGCCGCTccactcttctccttcttctgagTTTTGCGCTCTGCTCCTGCGGCCGAGAGCTGCCCGCGCGCGGCCCCCAGGCCCGGGCCCCACCGGTGGCTCCCGGCCGCCCACTCCCGCGCGTGGTACGGCCCGGCGGGCGCCCACTCGCGGCGCTGGCTATAAAGGCCTGGCTGCGGCAGCCGACTGCGGACTCGAGCGAGATGCGTCCTAGGGGGTCGGGCCAGGGCGCCGCGGGGCGCCGCGTCAGGCCCGGGGCTCCAGCGCGAGTCACCCTCGCACCCCGCCCCGCGGCCAGCCCGGCTCCGGAGCCCTCTGCGCGCCCCGAGCGCGGCCCTGCGCACGCACCCGCGGGGGcgcaggctgcaggctccaggtcCGCGTGCGTCTCGGGACCCCAGGCCCGAGCTCGCCCCACCCCCAAGGCCGGATCGGCGGCAGGAGCCCCGCGCACGTCCACATTCTCCGTTCTCCAGGGGAATGCCCAGGCCGTGCCCCGCAGCTTGGACGCGCCATGGACCCGCTTCATATTCCAGGGGCCCTTGGGTCCCCGGGCCGCTGGCCTGGGGACTGGGAAGGCGGCAGGCATCTGGAGGACGCCGGCCGCCCACATCGGCCGTCGGCCTGGGGTGTCGGGCCCCGACCGTGCCGCCTTCATTCGGGAGCTGGAGGAAG CTCTGTGCCCTGACAGACCCCTGCCAGTCAAGATCACCCAAGAAGATGTCAAAGTGATGTTAAATTTGCTAGAGGAG AGAGAGCGGGACCTAAATACGGCGGCTCGCATTGGCCAGTCCCTGGTGAAGCAGAACAGTGTTCTGATGGCGGAGAACAGCAAGCTGGAAGCCATGCTGGGCTCAGCCAGGGAGGAG ATTTTACACCTGAGACATCAGGTGAGCTTGCGAGATGATCTCCTTCAGCTCTACTCAGactctgaggaggaggaggaagaagaagaggaagagggggaagaggaagaagaggaggaggaggaagaagagacagaggaggaggaggaagaggaggaagaggagaagcagcatGATCATCCCTATGGAGCCTCTGAGCT GACTTCTCTGGGGGAGCCGGAGTCACTGCACTTCTGCCCACAGCTGGAAGCCCTCCAGGAGCAGCTGAGGCTGCTGGAGGTGGAGAACGAGCAGCTGAGAGAGGAG gcCTCTCAACTCGAcgccctggaggaggaggagcagatgcTCATCCTGGATTGTGTGGAGCAGTTTT ccGAGGCCAGCCAGCAGATGGCAGAGCTGTCAGAGGTGCTGGCGCTCAGGATGGAGAGCCATGACCAGCAGCGGAGGGAGGTCACCCAGCTGCGGACCCAGGTCCTGAAGCTGCAGCGACGCTGCCAGTCG TATGGGGTCGAGACGGAGAAGTTGCAGCAGCAGCTGGTTTTGGAGAAAGAAATCCAGATGCGGCTCCAGGATGAG CTGCAGGGCCTGCAGGAGAAGTACACGGAGCGTGGGGGCATGCTGACCGAGGCCCAGGAGGAGGTGAAGACCCTCCGCCAGCAGGCCTCTGTGTCCACTGGCCCTGTCACCCACTACACATACACCGCACCTCTG GATGCCCTTCCTGGTTTCCAGGAGACCCTGGCCGAGGAGCTCAGAATGTCTATAAGGAGGATTATCTCAGACCCTGTGTTTTTTATGGAAAG GAATCATGGAACTACTGCAGACGAGATGCCACACCTGGG GTACAAGCTGCGCTGCGGTGAGGCACGAGAGCAGGGACGGGGGTTTGAGGCTGAGAAGGGGTTAATGAGAGCAGAGGATTTTGTGGCAGAAGATTTTGTGCCTTCGGAGGAGTCAGTACCTGAGGAAGAGCCAGGGGCTGCAGAAGAGGTGGTGCCAGCAGATGAGAGGTCGACAGAAGAGGCGGAGCTTGTGTCCGAGGAGACTGAGGCCTGGGAGGAGGTGGAACCGCAGCTGGATGAGACAACGAAGCAGACGAACACAGTGACTTCAACCCTGGAGGCCACAGGCTTGGGCCCCTCTCACCTAAGCATGAAGCATGTCCTCCAGCAGCTGGCTAACTGGCAGGACTCGGGGTACAGGCGGCACCTGAGGCGGAGAATGCTCCAGGAAG GgcctgggaagaaggaagggtgtCCTGGGGCCACCCAGGCCATTGGGACAAAGGCCTCTGCCAGCAAGGGTTGCAGTTGGACTAGTTCCCTGG GCTTTGCTGTTCCTCAGCAGCCTACAGAGGCCCCACAGACAGACCGAGGCCCCTCCTTCAGCTGCCTGGCCAAGTCCCACCTGCCCCAGAAAcctccttcccatcctcccaAACAGGACCCTCCTGTCTGTTGCTAG